The nucleotide window GGGGAGGAAGTGTTTACTtctctatttcaaattgttgttTATTTCGCATTATTTTCAAGgggaattaattaaataaatatgtacatgaatttttataagaaaatatttacataaatatttaataaacttTTATGAGAAAAATGGTGTCAGATGAAACCTGTCTCCTTCATGAAGTTGATAAGGTATATATAATAGGGTGCATCTTTCtcccatatatatttttctgtctgataattacaaaagaaaagtaCTACATCACTATCCTTtctattatttcatattttcttgaatAAAATTGTTGATAACCCTCTTatctcttttaattaatttatattttcttgatcCTCTCAAGCATTattcaaaatcaccaaaaaaaattggagtTGTAGAAAAAGTTCACTAAGGCCTATGACTTCTTGCAATAATGAAATGGATTTTTTCCCTACCAATTTCATGCTACATACTCCTCATGAAGATAGCCATCAAGACTTCCATGGTTTCATCATCATCTTTTTTATTTGCATCTTTAACTTCTTTATctagattttcaatttttttgaatttgttaaaagAATGAAGCATCTATTTAAAtctatgtttatatatatatatacaaaaaattaacatcacttttacttgttgttGTAGTAGGTAAATTCGCCTTATTTTCATGATGAGTTTATGTTCCGCGTACTGTCATTAtattgtgtaaaataaaaattatatcagCAAGTTAAGTTCACTTAGAAGAATAGGAACTTCGTAGCAAGTCTGATATCATAATCcgaaaaatagaagaataacTTGTTACAATCGTTTAAACTGACGTTATGATGGAAAAAACTCTGTCATTGTCGTTAGTGTAAATAACTTAAATTCTTTCGAGATATATAATAAATCGcatattttaaacaaaacttatttataaatattttttagtgatCTGATAGTATCTTTTGATGCAGGTGTTACTTCATTTCTTGGGAAAAAATCCATGTCATTTTCCAATAAATGTGATGATCAAAATCATGGAGATCAAGAAGATGTTTTGTCTGATGATGGGACACATTATGAGACTACATTAGGGGAAAAGAAGATTAGAAGGCTTAACATGGAACAAGTGAAGACACTTGAGAAGAATTTTGAGTTAGGGAACAAACTTGAGGCTGAGAGGAAAATACAACTAGCAAGAGCTCTAGGCCTACAACCAAGGCAAGTTGCCATTTGGTTCCAAAATAGGAGGGCAAGATGGAAAACAAAGCAATTGGAGAAGGATTATGATGTTCTCAAGAGGGAGTTTGATGCTATCAAGGCACAAAATGAGGCTCTCCTAGCTCATAACCACAAGCTTCATGTAGAGGTATGACgctgttttattttataaaacattcttttcttatattttttttaattatacttGAAAGTTCTTTAGTCTTAAAACTTTTTGATTTACTTTTTATGGTATGTTTATATAGTCATGTCAATGTCATGGCATACCAGGGGCGGCTGGTAAGGGTTTAAAAAAAGTCATTGGTCTTAgcccccaattttagggggtcccattttttagttaattaggtaggagtaaatcttaaaaaaaaattagaactaaGACAATAAATACAAACGGCATTAATGAAGTGATAGATATGAGTTATGACAATTACTTTTTACCTTTCCAATAAAAagttgtgtattttttttttttaatgtacaagttatctctttttttttactttattctttttttaattttatttttatatattctatcctCCTCTCTTCCtatcttctattttttctatcTCTCTTATTCAAAGTTTAAGAATTTATTTGTTCTAttgatagtttatattttaaatttctaattttttaattttttttttaaggcctCTAATTTGATTTTGGCCTTAGGCCACCAACGGGATTGAGCCGCCCCTGTGGCATACTTAAGGCCAccaattttaagggtattttcttctttttaaaatttgtgttcATTTAGGTAATCCCTCAATTTATGTTGCGGTGATCATTGACTAGATATAGAAGttaaaagaaacaaagattttttgaaactttttgtcgtaataaattataaacatttgtttgtttataaattattttattaaaggaAAAATGATAAGGCACAAGGACCCCCTAGATTATAACTGAAATTTCAGAGatacaccttaactaaactaaggtcctattacctccctgaactcttttttttttttttttttttttaattttacacactttttggcttacgtggtgCAGTTGAGGCGCATGAGAGATATTTGGATAACACATAAGCCAagaaggtgtacaaaattacaaaaaaatatgagtttgggggtaatagaaccttagttTAATTAAGGTGTATCTCTaggatttcggtcatagtctaggggtacTTGTACCTTATCCctagaaaaaataacaaagtttaaagtgaaatagtttcaataaataaatataacattatttcagaacaaactaaaaaaacatATACATGTATGATGTATACTACATAATTGAAACTAAGTGAgtactatttttatattttccaatttGTTGTAAGATAACAATGTTCAACTTCtatgggaaaaaaaatattcttttctaGATGGAAAATGTGAAACAAGTCTAAAAGGGTGTCTAGTATTTCTTAAAACATGAACAATAatgatatgtattttttatgtccTATTTGTTATATAAGCAAGTATTGGTTATTATAGAGTGAGATTTACACGATGTAtatttaaaagggaaaagggtctgatatacccctcaactttgtcatttagagctgatatacccctcgttatgaaagtggctcatatatacccctacttatatacaaatgactcacatatacccttttcctctaacggaaatgaaaaaaattaatttcaggttaattttttattatttttttaaaaaaatataatcccatatgagtatatttaatcctcctcaaacatatatatttttttaacttttttttttggtttcaatgactaatttaaatttattattttgatgatcaaatttatttatgtttcactaatattcttataaaacttattatagatgaccaaattgttttcttcaaatacaaaaattaaattacaataNCACGATGTACActtgaaaaaataacatatgaaTTTTCTTGTCATTAAAAAAAGGCAAAGGGGCAAATATACCTCTTAGATATATCTCTTGTTAAAAAAGAATACATATATACCATTTCCATCTAGCAAATGATGCATGTATACTCTCATCGTCTAATAAATTGTATACATCTATCCTTTTTGTCAACattgaaatttaaagaattcTTAAAATTGGTTTTTAAATTCCAAAATATCACGTGGCTTCAAAATATTAcctctttaaatttttttatatactcAAACCCGgcccaatttaaaaaattgtaattctTCATCTGTGTTCAAATTCAATCCAAATCCATTTTATAACTGAGTAGAAAAGGAATctgattattttttctcatttaggTCTGATATAGAGATTTAAAAAAGAGGTGAGATAATTTTTGAAAGCCGcatgatattttaaaagtttaaaaattagtattataattttttttttcaagtaagtGAATATAGATATGtcaatgaaaaagagaaaatatcaaCATGGATataatgtattatatttttaaccaGAAATATATCTACTctaaatcacaaaattaaaaaatatatttacctcTTTAccttttaaaagaaaacaaacatTGGCTATTTTGATGAAATAATATGCATTTTTCCTCTGCTGTGGATTCCAATCCATGATGTGCATTCTTTTCAGAgcaaattaagaatttttttgcCCATGTTCTCTTCAGTAGATCCACTGCTCATGATGACTTAAAATAATTGATCAATAAacttaaaaagaataaaagaggGGGGgacacatctttttttttttttggaaaaaggacctaatatatttttttaattttatcatttagaATTGATAAATTCCTTGATATGAAAGTATATATATGCTACCGTTATAAAGTTTATTAAATCACATATACTTCTATTATTATAAAAGTATctcaaatatatcattttatctaaaggaagtgaaaagaattaatcataaatttatttatttttaatttatttttaaaaatcatgtaaAGGTATACATGATCCTTTTTcacatgtgatttttttttttacttctttgattattgttattttagtttataatttttattttattttttcattctttaatgtaaaaatatgaaaaataaaagaagtgtgaatggaaaaagagaaaataataagaaaataattgtaAAACTAGTTTTTTTACGGCTATATTGTAATCTATTTTTTGTATCTGTAAAAACTTTGAGGCATGtatatgataaatttaaaaaatgttagtgaaaataaatacatttttgaccgtcaaaataataaatttaagttGATCGTTGCTacaaagaagcaaaaaaaaCTTGTGAGAAGGATCAAATATTACAagaatgtttttttaataaaaaattttaaaattaattttttcacttctgtTAGAGGAAACGAATATATGCGAGTCATTTGTATAATAGTAAGGaaatatatgagccactttttTAACGAGGATATATTAactctaaataacaaaattaagagGTATATCAGACCCCTTTCCTCATCTTCTTTTTCTAATTCCCAACTCGATGTTTAATATTCACACTTATATTTAACTAAATCAAAGTTTACGTTGAAAATATTAACATGAAACACATCCTCATAACTCTGACTTCTAATCACAATAACACCATCATCaacctttcttttcttttacgATAATATTTAGGTCAATTTACGCACACTTAAATTATAATCTATAATTAGTGACTGACCCAAAATTTTAGAATATAGGTGTTCAGAGTTTTAAATTTAGAGTTGCAATTTCTTTTAGATTGCGTGCTCAATCATTAGATCTTTGTATGTTATTAATTACTCCACAGAAAATTTTTGTGATCTCCCGTTAGCATAGACaccaattttcattttatttgataatggtATTTCGATTAACTTGCAcatattttgattatataataAGATATCTACTATATATCTcctataaatacaaataataaacaaTCTCAAAGAACAATTTTACCTACTATATTGACTACTAGACGTTATTTTACCATCTAATGCTTCatcatcaatttttctttttgatttacTATATTAATGTAATATTAGTGGTAGGTCCATTACCATACAAAATATTTACCATCTCATATCAACACATAGATAagcttttattttcttttataatggTGTTTCATCAATTACACATTTCGATTATATTATCATTGAATCTTTATGATATATCTTTTATCAATATAATCACTGAGcaattttgggaaaaaaatcATATACTTTATTGACCGCTAAATAATTACATACATTTCTCTATTAATTAGATCAATATTGTCTCCAGATTATGACACTGAAAAATGGAAAGGGGCCAACAGAATCAATCAATTTGAACAAGGAGACAGATCAAGGTTCAATTTGTAGTACTAGAAGTGAAAATAGCTCTGAAATTATCAAGCTGCAATGcaataatatgaaattaatggaCCAAACTGTCAAAGAAGAAACTTTATCCAACATCTTCTCTGGAATTGATGACAATTCTGCTGGATTCTGGCCATGGCTTGATCAACAACCAcatttcaattaaaaatttcaaaaaataaaaatttataaaaggaTTTATAGCTTGATACATTTGGTTAAAATTTGTCCGAGATGAATTCAGGATTTTAATcatatgatgattttttttaattataaattactatattttttttatttttggtgtattaGAAAGTTGTATCatgtatgaaattaaaagtGTCTATCAATATTTGTTTgtcataatataattataatgtaATTATAAGCGTACTATTTCACAAATATAATTACATAGcaattaaattatgtaaaatggaaaataaagtttttaaaaaattaagtaaccTTTTAGTTACATCATGTAATTGCACCTAAAATTCCCAAAGTGGATTGAGAATTGAAAAGTGTAATTTCACCATTTCAGTTATATCTTAATTTTCCTctattttgataattaattgaTCAAATAAGTACGCTATATTGTGTAATTACATTCAATTGCACTCAATTTCAATTTACTTGTGATTTTTCAAATAGGCTCTTAAAAAGAGGGaattgaagaggagaaagaggtgGGGGAGCATTAGAAAACAAGTCACAATCAAAAGTTTCTCTCTGAGACTCTGATATTCACTTTAAAGttcgactaatttaaatttgtatcgGAAAGTCCTACTTTGGAGAATAAAGTACTTCCCCTGCCAAAGTTTATTCTATATCAAGGACTTAAACTCGAAACCTCTGATTAGGAATGAGGGATACAATATTTTCTAGTAAAGGTAATTCCATATCAAAGTCAAACTTGAAACTTCTGATTAAGGATAACCGAGTAGGAGAAACAACACATTTGGATTGTGAAATAATAGGGAGAAATCATACATAGTCTTGTTGACAAACTTTCCTATTGCTTAACTATGTAGataaaatttacaaaagaataaaaatattgcTAACTAAGCAAACCTTAATATGTTACAAGGTGTATCTACTAGCTAGCTTAACATATAGTGAGTTCCAAAAGCCACAAACCAAGTGTTCATCAGTAATTTATGCAAGCTGGCTTAActtaacatatatttatttactttgtGATGctccctctatttcatattttaaaataatttaattttaaatcgtATATTCTATTTTTAGTCATATGGTTTTATAATCAAAAAggttattatcatattttcgagactacaagtttcaaaaataatttatttatctccTAAATTATGTGATCAACGAAACACCAccacttaaaataaaataataagaatatcTTTGTTCGCGGCAATTGTGATCTCTAGGGAGAATCGATGATTGCATCAGAAATACAATGCTAGTACATTTGAGACTTTTTAATTGACAAGTTGTAAACACTGAGCTTTTTCCTtattggaaaaaatatatattagattAATGAAGAAGCTGTTGACACTTGGCACATGCCAGTCATTTCAAAGATTAGAAGATAATTAGTGCAATAATTCCATTGTTAATAGCAAGCACATGATGTTATACCTCAAATAAGGCTAGGATTATTCTGAAACTTCCTATACTAATATAATCCAACATGACATGTTAGTTGCCTATAGAGAGTGCTCCTTAATTATTTATCTCCCAATTTTGTTGACCAAGATGTTATGTCACAGCAATAGTCTAtgacacattattatttttgaccCAACATATCCCGCAAATTTATCTTTTGAGCTACGTTATCATCAAATTCAAGTGTACGTATGTATCAAATAAACTTGTGTAATATCTTTATTTAACACTTatcatcaaattcaaaagtACATGTATATATCTATCATATGAACTTGTGTAATACTTTTATTTAACGCTCTTCaaactttctttttcaatccATCTcgatatgaattaatttaaaagGTTATGTGCATCTTTTTCAAAAGTTTGACAATTGTCAGTTCTTCTCTTAACCTATCCTCATCGGTCCACCCTCCATCATCGATATCACGCGTTACTAGTAGAATCTAATAGGGACACAAGGTTACTCTTAGTAAACACTAACAAGTGAATAAGTATA belongs to Solanum stenotomum isolate F172 chromosome 1, ASM1918654v1, whole genome shotgun sequence and includes:
- the LOC125864431 gene encoding homeobox-leucine zipper protein ATHB-13-like, which encodes MTSCNNEMDFFPTNFMLHTPHEDSHQDFHGVTSFLGKKSMSFSNKCDDQNHGDQEDVLSDDGTHYETTLGEKKIRRLNMEQVKTLEKNFELGNKLEAERKIQLARALGLQPRQVAIWFQNRRARWKTKQLEKDYDVLKREFDAIKAQNEALLAHNHKLHVEIMTLKNGKGPTESINLNKETDQGSICSTRSENSSEIIKLQCNNMKLMDQTVKEETLSNIFSGIDDNSAGFWPWLDQQPHFN